The following proteins come from a genomic window of Burkholderia stabilis:
- the ruvB gene encoding Holliday junction branch migration DNA helicase RuvB — protein MIETDKLATEQRIIAATPTSSHEEVFERALRPRQLDDYVGQEKVRGQLEIFIEAAKRRSEPLDHVLLFGPPGLGKTTLAHIIAREMGVNLRQTSGPVLERAGDLAALLTNLEANDVLFIDEIHRLSPVVEEILYPALEDYQIDIMIGEGPAARSVKLDLQPFTLVGATTRAGMLTNPLRDRFGIVARLEFYDADQLSRIVRRSASLLNAHIDPNGALEIAKRSRGTPRIANRLLRRVRDFAEVKADGQITAAVADAALAMLDVDPVGFDLMDRKLLEAILYKFDGGPVGIDNLAAAIGEERDTIEDVLEPYLIQQGFLQRTPRGRVATQLTYRHFGLSVPDTGRAERGGTWDAPDGGK, from the coding sequence ATGATTGAAACCGACAAACTCGCCACCGAGCAGCGGATCATCGCCGCCACGCCCACCTCGTCGCACGAGGAGGTGTTCGAACGCGCGCTGCGGCCACGCCAGCTCGACGACTACGTCGGCCAGGAAAAGGTGCGCGGCCAGCTCGAGATCTTCATCGAAGCCGCCAAGCGTCGCTCCGAGCCGCTCGATCACGTGCTGCTGTTCGGGCCGCCGGGCCTCGGCAAGACGACGCTCGCACACATCATCGCGCGTGAAATGGGCGTGAACCTGCGTCAGACGTCGGGCCCCGTGCTCGAGCGCGCGGGCGATCTCGCCGCGCTGCTGACGAACCTCGAAGCGAACGACGTACTGTTCATCGACGAGATCCACCGGCTGTCGCCGGTCGTCGAGGAAATCCTGTATCCGGCACTCGAGGATTACCAGATCGACATCATGATCGGCGAAGGCCCGGCCGCGCGCAGCGTGAAGCTCGACCTGCAGCCGTTCACGCTCGTCGGCGCGACCACGCGCGCCGGGATGCTGACCAACCCGCTGCGCGACCGTTTCGGGATCGTCGCGCGCCTCGAGTTCTACGACGCCGATCAACTGTCGCGCATCGTGCGGCGCTCGGCGTCGCTGCTGAACGCGCATATCGATCCGAACGGCGCGCTGGAAATCGCGAAGCGCTCGCGCGGCACGCCTCGGATCGCGAACCGGCTGCTGCGCCGCGTGCGTGACTTCGCGGAAGTGAAGGCCGACGGCCAGATCACGGCGGCCGTTGCCGATGCCGCGCTCGCGATGCTCGACGTCGATCCGGTCGGCTTCGACCTGATGGACCGCAAGCTGCTCGAGGCGATCCTGTACAAGTTCGACGGCGGCCCGGTCGGGATCGACAACCTCGCGGCGGCGATCGGCGAGGAGCGCGACACGATCGAGGACGTGCTCGAGCCGTACCTGATCCAGCAGGGTTTCCTGCAGCGCACGCCGCGCGGGCGTGTCGCGACGCAGCTCACGTATCGCCACTTCGGGCTCTCCGTGCCCGACACCGGCCGTGCCGAGCGCGGCGGAACGTGGGACGCCCCCGACGGCGGGAAGTAA
- a CDS encoding oxygenase MpaB family protein, translating to MTTPPSHPSAPAPGPRWAEPIRKRLVAGITHLTVGGGGPSLDLSSPPGDPGLFGPDAICWRVHADFTSMMTGGIAALLLQALHPLALAGVWDHSSFRTDILGRLRRTATFITGTTFGSRADALALIERVKSIHARISGTAPDGRPYRADDPALLTWVHVAEVSSFLAAHLCYVNPALPGELQDRYYAETALIAELLGAHEVPRSRAEVSAYLARMQPELEAGPHTFEVMSILLNVPVARPTLRPAASLMMHAGIDLLPPWAQHMLGVSTFAPLRRAVVRPGVRAVAPVLRWALVNGASKRARRRATATPPA from the coding sequence ATGACGACACCGCCCAGCCACCCCTCCGCACCCGCACCGGGCCCACGCTGGGCCGAGCCGATCCGCAAGCGGCTCGTGGCAGGCATCACGCACCTGACCGTGGGCGGCGGCGGCCCGTCGCTCGATCTGTCGTCGCCGCCGGGCGATCCGGGGCTGTTCGGCCCCGATGCGATCTGCTGGCGCGTGCACGCCGACTTCACGTCGATGATGACGGGCGGCATCGCCGCACTGCTGCTGCAGGCGCTTCATCCGCTCGCACTCGCAGGCGTCTGGGATCATTCGTCGTTTCGCACCGACATTCTCGGCCGGTTGCGGCGCACCGCCACGTTCATCACGGGCACGACATTCGGCAGTCGCGCAGACGCACTCGCGCTGATCGAGCGCGTGAAATCGATCCACGCGCGCATCTCGGGTACCGCGCCCGACGGCCGGCCTTACCGCGCCGACGATCCAGCGTTGCTGACCTGGGTACATGTCGCGGAAGTGTCGAGTTTCCTGGCCGCGCATCTGTGCTACGTGAATCCGGCGTTGCCGGGTGAGCTGCAGGATCGCTACTACGCCGAAACTGCATTGATCGCCGAACTGCTCGGCGCACACGAGGTGCCGCGTTCGCGCGCCGAAGTGAGCGCTTATCTTGCGCGCATGCAGCCCGAGCTCGAGGCCGGTCCGCACACCTTCGAGGTGATGTCCATCCTGCTGAACGTACCGGTTGCGCGCCCCACGCTGCGGCCGGCCGCGTCGCTGATGATGCATGCGGGGATCGACCTGCTGCCGCCGTGGGCGCAGCACATGCTCGGCGTATCGACGTTCGCGCCGCTGCGGCGCGCGGTGGTCCGGCCCGGCGTAAGGGCCGTCGCGCCCGTACTGCGGTGGGCCCTCGTCAACGGCGCGTCAAAACGTGCGCGCCGTCGCGCGACTGCAACCCCGCCCGCCTGA
- a CDS encoding ParB/Srx family N-terminal domain-containing protein: MPRLPIRFALAASLSAVFALAACGGDDVTAVARTDAQTPPVGTPTTPAPTPQPGQWKTARTGDLIDVTLGDLHPTQGAIGYDQIYYKLGRYELQPDKKFDDFCTDEGLGGVASSGYTAKSTLREPASYACAKTDANARDRSVLNPVVIGPNGDALYLTDGHHGLSTYYETPDGGPALHVHVVVKDNLSDYSGDAFWQQMQNRGYVRLKNGEGKPITAAQLPTGLGLKLGMTNDRYRSLVYFTRDIGYSKPAQSTDYLEFYWADWLRAQPGTFSLANYDLTRAGATDPDPAKADTGYLNAVWNASTRMVAATDPVIDGKTGADLGRADAINGGKKYNKGEFDKLRQPITADKPGKIAYALDYKKRHALPQ; this comes from the coding sequence ATGCCACGCCTGCCGATCCGTTTCGCCCTTGCCGCCAGCCTGTCCGCCGTCTTCGCCCTCGCCGCTTGCGGAGGCGACGATGTCACCGCCGTCGCGCGCACGGACGCGCAAACGCCGCCCGTCGGCACCCCGACGACGCCCGCCCCCACGCCGCAACCGGGCCAATGGAAAACCGCCCGCACGGGCGACCTGATCGACGTGACGCTCGGCGATCTCCATCCGACACAGGGTGCGATCGGCTACGACCAGATTTACTACAAGCTCGGCCGCTACGAACTGCAGCCGGACAAGAAATTCGACGACTTCTGCACGGACGAAGGTCTCGGCGGCGTCGCGTCGAGCGGCTACACGGCGAAGTCGACGCTGCGCGAGCCTGCCAGCTACGCGTGCGCGAAGACCGACGCCAACGCGCGCGACCGCTCGGTGCTGAACCCCGTCGTGATCGGCCCGAACGGCGATGCGCTGTACCTGACCGACGGCCACCACGGCCTGTCGACCTACTACGAGACGCCCGACGGCGGTCCCGCGCTGCACGTGCACGTCGTCGTCAAGGACAACCTCAGCGACTATTCGGGTGACGCGTTCTGGCAACAGATGCAAAACCGCGGTTACGTGCGCCTCAAGAATGGCGAAGGCAAGCCGATCACGGCCGCGCAACTGCCGACCGGGCTCGGCCTGAAACTCGGGATGACGAACGACCGCTACCGGTCGCTCGTCTATTTCACACGCGACATCGGCTACAGCAAACCCGCGCAATCCACCGACTACCTCGAGTTCTACTGGGCCGACTGGCTGCGCGCGCAACCGGGCACGTTCTCGCTCGCCAACTACGACCTGACGCGCGCCGGCGCGACCGATCCCGATCCGGCGAAGGCCGACACGGGCTACCTGAACGCGGTGTGGAATGCGTCGACCCGAATGGTCGCGGCGACGGACCCGGTGATCGACGGCAAGACAGGCGCCGATCTCGGGCGCGCCGACGCCATCAACGGCGGGAAGAAGTACAACAAGGGGGAGTTCGACAAGCTGCGCCAGCCGATCACGGCCGACAAGCCCGGCAAGATCGCATACGCGCTCGACTACAAGAAGCGCCACGCGCTGCCGCAGTAA